The stretch of DNA GGAAAGCGGCGTGACGGTTTGCTTCGAGCCGTTGACGCACGCCGAGACCAATTTCATCAACCGCGCCCGCGATGCGCGAGATTTGATCGAGGCGGCGGGGCATCCCTCCCTCAAGTTGCATCTCGACGCCAAAGCCATGTGCGGCGGCGAATACGATTCGCCCGCCGATACGATCCGCAAGAATAAGGATATCTTGCGCCATTTCCACGCCAATGATCGCAACAAAAAGGGACCGGGAACCGGCGACGTGGATTTTAAGCCGATCGCCGCCGCTATGAAGGAAATCGGATACCAAGGCTATGTTTCGGTGGAAGTATTCATCTACGAACCAGATGGCGAGACGATCGCGCGCGATAGTTTGAAGTATTTAAAAGAGGTTTTTGCCTAAGAACGCAGGGCGAAATATGTCTTGCTTTACATGATTATAAAAGGGAGAAAACCATGACGAAAAAAACTTCTTTATTATTATGGATGGCGGCGGCGATCATGGCCATGAGCGCGAGAACAGCGATGGGGGTGGATGTGGCGGTGATGGCGGGGGCCAGTCCTCGCGAACATTGTCCCGTAACGCTAACTCTTTCGCCCGATGAGTTTTGGTACACCCTCTCTCAAGGTTCATGGAAATTGGTTCGCGAATCGGAAGAGATTCCCGTAATGGCCGTCAAGCGCGACATTCCCAAGTACGCTTATCGACTCAGCCCCGCCGGCGGCGGCATCGCCGCCATCGACCGGAATTATTGGGAACTGCTGTTCGTCGTCGACGGATTGAAGCCTTTCGAGAAGCGTATTTATTCCCTGCAGCCGGGCGAAGCGGCGTCGGCGGACGCCGTGAAAATCGAGCGCAAGGACGGATCTCTCAAGATCGATATCGGCGGCAAGCCGTTTACGGATTACCTATTCGCCACGAACGAGAAGCAGCCCCGGCCTATCTTCTATCCCCTATTTGGACCCAACGGCGCCCGCATGACGCGAGGATTTCCCATGGAGCCATTTGAAGGAGAGAACAAGGACCATCCGCATCATCATTCGCTTTGGGTATCCCATGGCGACGTGAACGGAGTGGATTTTTGGATGCTGAGCGAGAAACAGGGGTATCAACGGCATATCGAATTCAACGA from Candidatus Omnitrophota bacterium encodes:
- a CDS encoding PmoA family protein — its product is MTKKTSLLLWMAAAIMAMSARTAMGVDVAVMAGASPREHCPVTLTLSPDEFWYTLSQGSWKLVRESEEIPVMAVKRDIPKYAYRLSPAGGGIAAIDRNYWELLFVVDGLKPFEKRIYSLQPGEAASADAVKIERKDGSLKIDIGGKPFTDYLFATNEKQPRPIFYPLFGPNGARMTRGFPMEPFEGENKDHPHHHSLWVSHGDVNGVDFWMLSEKQGYQRHIEFNELQCGPAAGRIEELIAWTSSDNVKVMEERRCITIWGLPESGRAIDFDLTFAATEGDVKFGDTKEGGLISLRVSEIMRVDSKKGGVIVNANGDESHYDAASGKAADRAWGKAAPWCDYSGPVNGETAGLTIMDYPENPFYPTYYHVRTYGLFTANPFGLSHFISKIHDGSRTLRAGETWRCRYRVYIHQGDMESGKVKEAYANYADGPQAILIKG